From a single Miscanthus floridulus cultivar M001 chromosome 8, ASM1932011v1, whole genome shotgun sequence genomic region:
- the LOC136472322 gene encoding U-box domain-containing protein 8-like — MEAWPDDFLCPITLEVMTDPVILPSGHTFERRSIQQWLDGGHLTCPVTNLPLPPCPPLIPNHALRRLIAAVSPSAAAAPVPTEGGAHARQEAVPVRSASPVPALLRLAKSGAAGRREVLESGNAAVLLRHAEAGDEAAARALLHLSLDGDDTRVGLVADGAVDALSAAVSRGGVAAASAATALTSLATVDVNKCTIGAHPSAIPALAGLLRRGGPRERREAATALFELCKLPENRRRAVREGAAPALADFAADGSARAVEVLGLLARCREGRQELCRIPGVVSVLTGVAKSGNARAIEQALLVLNWICSESNELALEAIKLQAFDLCEALVNDDNCKIAKNAVELVRTLEKA; from the coding sequence ATGGAGGCGTGGCCGGACGATTTCCTATGCCCCATCACGCTGGAGGTCATGACGGACCCCGTCATCCTCCCCTCCGGCCACACCTTCGAGCGCCGCAGCATCCAGCAGTGGCTCGACGGGGGTCACCTCACCTGCCCCGTCACCAACCTCCCGCTGCCGCCCTGCCCGCCTCTCATCCCCAACCACGCGCTGCGCCGCCTCATAGCCGCCGTCTCGCCTTCCGCGGCGGCGGCTCCCGTCCCTACGGAGGGAGGGGCGCACGCGAGGCAAGAAGCGGTGCCGGTTCGGTCCGCATCACCTGTTCCGGCGCTGCTGAGGCTGGCCAAGTCCGGCGCCGCGGGGCGGAGGGAGGTGCTGGAGTCCGGCAACGCGGCGGTGCTGCTGCGGCACGCGGAGGCCGGGGACGAGGCGGCGGCCAGGGCGCTCCTGCACCTCAGCCTGGACGGCGACGACACCCGCGTCGGGCTCGTGGCGGACGGCGCCGTGGACGCGCTCTCCGCCGCGGTGTCCCGCGGCGGCGTGGCCGCGGCGTCCGCGGCCACGGCGCTCACCAGCCTCGCCACCGTGGACGTCAACAAGTGCACCATCGGGGCGCACCCGTCCGCCATCCCGGCGCTGGCGGGGCTCCTCCGCCGCGGCGGCCCGCGGGAGCGCCGCGAGGCCGCCACGGCGCTCTTCGAGCTCTGCAAGCTACCGGAGAACCGCCGCCGCGCGGTGCGCGAGGGCGCCGCGCCCGCGCTCGCGGACTTCGCCGCCGACGGCTCCGCGCGCGCCGTCGAGGTGCTCGGCCTCCTCGCCAGGTGCCGGGAGGGGCGCCAGGAGCTGTGCAGGATCCCCGGCGTCGTCTCCGTGCTCACGGGCGTCGCCAAGAGCGGCAACGCCCGTGCAATCGAGCAGGCCCTGCTCGTCCTCAACTGGATTTGTTCCGAGAGCAACGAACTGGCATTGGAAGCAATCAAGCTGCAAGCTTTCGACCTCTGTGAGGCTCTGGTGAACGACGACAACTGCAAGATCGCCAAGAACGCGGTCGAACTGGTCCGGACGCTCGAGAAAGCGTAG